The proteins below are encoded in one region of Litoribacterium kuwaitense:
- a CDS encoding LacI family DNA-binding transcriptional regulator: MPNIRDIASLAGVSAATVSRVLNHHPYVSQEKREAVLKVMQKYNYQKNMNAVHLSTGKTFLIGVVLPFLDHPYFAQLVKGIANEALKHQYKLILFHTNYEADREIEALNMLKNKQVDALIICSRCLEWESIEEYTSYGMIVVCEDIKKPKVSSTFVNHYQSFMMALQYLYEKGHQRIGYCVWRKTGTNSRQREKAYLDFHRLHNLPVRQSYILAHRLYFEDGVQIVHDLRKLSDPPTALLVTGDQIAAGIVTCCKKENIAIPDQLAIIGFDNQPIAQVMEITTIEIPLEAMGRQLFLQSIDSYNYTHHEMTTTFIPRKTV; the protein is encoded by the coding sequence ATGCCTAATATTAGAGATATTGCCAGTTTGGCAGGTGTTTCCGCAGCAACGGTTTCCCGAGTGTTGAATCATCACCCTTATGTCAGCCAGGAAAAAAGAGAAGCTGTGCTCAAGGTGATGCAAAAGTATAACTATCAAAAAAATATGAATGCTGTTCATTTAAGTACCGGTAAGACTTTTTTAATTGGCGTCGTTTTGCCATTTTTAGATCATCCATATTTTGCGCAATTGGTTAAGGGCATTGCAAACGAGGCATTGAAACATCAATATAAGCTCATTTTATTCCATACCAACTATGAGGCAGATCGAGAGATAGAAGCTTTAAATATGCTGAAAAATAAACAGGTTGATGCACTTATTATTTGTTCGCGTTGCTTAGAGTGGGAATCAATCGAAGAATATACTTCATATGGCATGATTGTTGTTTGTGAGGACATTAAAAAGCCAAAGGTTTCCTCCACCTTTGTCAATCATTATCAAAGCTTTATGATGGCGTTACAGTATCTCTATGAAAAAGGTCACCAGAGAATTGGGTATTGTGTATGGAGAAAGACTGGAACAAATAGTCGTCAAAGGGAAAAAGCCTATCTTGATTTTCATCGACTTCACAATTTGCCTGTACGGCAAAGCTATATCTTGGCCCATAGGTTATATTTTGAAGATGGTGTACAGATCGTGCACGATTTAAGGAAGTTATCCGATCCCCCGACTGCGCTCTTAGTGACTGGTGATCAAATTGCAGCAGGGATTGTGACCTGTTGTAAAAAAGAAAACATCGCCATTCCTGATCAACTGGCGATCATTGGATTTGATAACCAGCCTATCGCCCAAGTCATGGAGATTACAACGATCGAAATCCCTTTAGAAGCGATGGGCAGACAGCTTTTTCTGCAATCGATCGATTCCTACAATTACACGCACCATGAAATGACAACAACGTTTATTCCGAGAAAAACGGTGTAA
- a CDS encoding phytanoyl-CoA dioxygenase family protein, which translates to MTNSYKENFNREGYVVIKSLLSEHEVHILKDEAVKVLNDKQVNNEGVYLGMAVASPAFKKFAANPKLVTALKEIIGNDVVFLSVKIVFKNAGTDFGSPWHQDYPYWEGSHKYSVWVALDDARLDNGCLRVVPGSHLLGDIRHNGDASDGLGFGNRLNEEEIDPTKVIDLPVAKGDAIIFHDLLLHASRPNQSGKDRWALISTYKDGTQEDPPYNWAKAAFPISSSE; encoded by the coding sequence ATGACAAATTCATATAAGGAAAATTTTAATCGTGAAGGTTATGTAGTCATTAAAAGCTTATTATCCGAGCATGAAGTACACATTCTTAAAGATGAGGCTGTAAAAGTGCTGAATGATAAGCAAGTCAACAATGAAGGCGTCTATCTTGGGATGGCTGTAGCAAGTCCTGCATTTAAAAAATTTGCAGCAAACCCGAAGCTCGTAACTGCCTTGAAAGAGATTATTGGAAACGACGTTGTTTTTCTCAGTGTTAAAATTGTGTTTAAAAATGCAGGTACCGACTTTGGGTCTCCTTGGCACCAGGATTACCCATATTGGGAAGGGAGCCATAAATATTCCGTTTGGGTCGCCTTGGATGATGCGCGATTAGACAATGGGTGTTTACGAGTTGTACCAGGCTCACACTTACTTGGTGATATACGCCACAACGGTGATGCTTCTGACGGGCTAGGTTTTGGCAATCGGCTTAACGAAGAAGAGATAGATCCAACCAAAGTGATTGATCTACCTGTTGCCAAAGGTGATGCCATCATTTTTCACGATTTATTACTTCATGCTTCCCGACCGAACCAATCTGGTAAAGATCGCTGGGCACTCATTTCCACTTATAAGGATGGAACACAAGAAGACCCTCCCTACAACTGGGCTAAAGCCGCTTTTCCAATCTCTTCTTCTGAGTAG
- a CDS encoding AraC family transcriptional regulator: MEKGDLYPVFAAKECYAGSIVNIPGCIYGPRHQSELQILLLHSGSMLTTIGHKQIDLKPGQMMLLLPDQQVHIAFSSQEETWHRWITVFEYDIDVKILEMMHQLPQHRLISEQMNRLLDALVGIQRQNIPGSSAVLNTLALSVFQQYAIECKNDVKELTVHPAVTLVQTLIQERYHEELTLSLLASKGCISVSYLVRLFRQNTRMTPMQYIWKYRMERGVELLRTTGLTVKEIADRCGFKSPYHFSRIVKTNKGLTPTDIQKGKLK, translated from the coding sequence ATGGAAAAAGGTGATCTATACCCAGTATTTGCAGCAAAAGAATGCTACGCTGGCTCAATCGTTAACATTCCTGGCTGTATTTATGGACCTAGACATCAAAGCGAATTACAGATTCTCCTCCTTCACTCGGGGTCAATGTTAACCACCATTGGTCACAAACAGATTGACCTAAAACCAGGCCAGATGATGTTGCTTCTTCCTGACCAACAAGTGCATATCGCATTCTCCTCACAGGAAGAAACATGGCATCGGTGGATTACTGTATTTGAATACGACATTGACGTTAAGATTTTAGAGATGATGCATCAATTGCCACAACACCGGCTGATTTCAGAGCAAATGAACCGATTGCTTGATGCGCTTGTAGGAATTCAAAGACAAAATATCCCAGGTAGTAGTGCTGTACTGAATACCCTCGCTCTTTCCGTATTCCAACAATACGCCATTGAGTGTAAAAATGATGTAAAAGAGCTGACTGTTCATCCCGCAGTTACCTTAGTTCAAACACTGATTCAAGAACGCTATCATGAGGAATTAACGTTATCTCTGCTAGCTTCTAAAGGATGTATTTCTGTAAGTTATTTAGTCAGATTATTCCGCCAAAATACAAGGATGACCCCCATGCAATATATTTGGAAATATCGTATGGAGCGCGGCGTTGAACTTTTACGGACGACTGGATTAACCGTCAAAGAAATTGCTGACCGTTGCGGCTTTAAATCCCCTTATCATTTTTCACGCATCGTAAAAACCAATAAAGGGCTTACCCCTACTGACATTCAGAAAGGAAAGTTGAAATGA